In one window of Halomarina pelagica DNA:
- the thsA gene encoding thermosome subunit alpha, with amino-acid sequence MAQSFQRRGQPMFILAEDTQRTRGRDAQSSNIAAGKAVSNAVRTTLGPRGMDKMLVSDSGDVVITNDGATILEKMDIEHPAAQMIVEVATTQEEEVGDGTTTASVLAGELLAQAEDLLDDDVHPTAIVEGYNEAARLALEAIDEQVLDEELDDDLLVKVAKSSMTGKGTGDVGAEPLAETMVEAIRHVQGDERIERDDIRVRTQTGAGSSATELVTGVISEEEPAHENMPRRVEDATIAVLDLDLEVREGNVDAEYSITSIDQLTAALDAEEGELRSYAEALADAGIDVAFVTGDVDDRVASFLAKQGILAFEDVSDDEATAIARATGAKQLGSVKDVDEADLGHAELVRVEKFGEDELAFVEGGAEARSVTVFARGSTEHVADELERALTDALDVVTAALDRGGVVPGAGATEIAIADHIRSEAASITGRKQLAVEAFADAVDVLPRTLAANAGMDPIDALVELRSTFESEGRSGIIAQGQTGVVADPVEYGILDPAAVKREAVESATEAATMIVRIDDVIAAN; translated from the coding sequence ATGGCACAATCCTTCCAGCGTCGCGGTCAGCCGATGTTCATACTCGCGGAGGACACTCAGCGCACCCGCGGACGGGACGCGCAGTCGTCGAACATCGCCGCCGGGAAAGCGGTGAGCAACGCGGTACGAACGACCCTCGGGCCGCGGGGGATGGACAAGATGCTCGTCTCCGACTCGGGCGACGTCGTCATCACGAACGACGGTGCCACCATCCTGGAGAAGATGGACATCGAGCACCCCGCCGCCCAGATGATCGTCGAGGTCGCCACCACCCAGGAGGAGGAGGTCGGCGACGGTACCACGACGGCGTCCGTCCTGGCCGGCGAACTACTCGCGCAGGCGGAGGACCTCCTCGACGACGACGTCCACCCGACGGCCATCGTCGAGGGGTACAACGAGGCCGCGCGCCTCGCGCTGGAGGCCATCGACGAGCAGGTGCTCGACGAGGAACTCGACGACGACCTCCTCGTGAAGGTCGCCAAGTCGAGCATGACCGGCAAGGGCACCGGCGACGTGGGTGCCGAGCCGCTCGCGGAGACGATGGTCGAGGCGATCCGCCACGTTCAGGGCGACGAGCGCATCGAGCGCGACGACATCCGCGTCCGCACGCAGACGGGTGCCGGCTCCAGCGCCACCGAACTCGTCACGGGCGTCATCAGCGAGGAGGAGCCCGCCCACGAGAACATGCCCCGCCGCGTCGAGGACGCCACCATCGCGGTCCTCGACCTCGACCTGGAGGTGCGCGAGGGTAACGTCGACGCCGAGTACAGCATCACCAGCATCGACCAGCTCACCGCGGCGCTCGACGCCGAGGAGGGCGAACTCCGGAGCTACGCCGAGGCGCTCGCGGACGCCGGGATCGACGTCGCGTTCGTCACGGGCGACGTCGACGACCGCGTCGCCTCGTTCCTCGCCAAGCAGGGCATCCTCGCGTTCGAGGACGTGAGCGACGACGAGGCGACCGCCATTGCCCGCGCGACCGGCGCGAAGCAGCTCGGGAGCGTCAAGGACGTAGACGAGGCGGACCTCGGCCACGCCGAACTCGTTCGCGTCGAGAAGTTCGGCGAGGACGAACTCGCGTTCGTCGAGGGCGGCGCGGAGGCCCGCTCGGTGACGGTCTTCGCCCGCGGCTCGACCGAGCACGTCGCCGACGAACTGGAGCGCGCGCTCACCGACGCGCTCGACGTGGTGACGGCGGCGCTCGACAGGGGCGGCGTCGTCCCCGGCGCTGGCGCGACCGAGATCGCCATCGCCGATCACATCCGCAGCGAGGCCGCGAGCATCACCGGCCGCAAGCAGCTCGCCGTCGAGGCGTTCGCCGACGCCGTCGACGTGCTCCCACGCACGCTCGCCGCCAACGCCGGCATGGACCCCATCGACGCGCTCGTCGAACTCCGCTCGACGTTCGAGAGCGAGGGTCGCTCGGGCATCATCGCGCAGGGCCAGACGGGCGTCGTCGCCGACCCCGTCGAGTACGGCATCCTCGACCCCGCCGCGGTCAAGCGCGAGGCCGTCGAGTCCGCCACCGAGGCCGCGACGATGATCGTCCGCATCGACGACGTCATCGCAGCGAACTGA